A window from Myxocyprinus asiaticus isolate MX2 ecotype Aquarium Trade chromosome 37, UBuf_Myxa_2, whole genome shotgun sequence encodes these proteins:
- the LOC127428196 gene encoding myeloid-associated differentiation marker-like protein 2 codes for MNSVWKRQGMNSSGGHYLNMGAVLSPIGAARLCQLTLGCSVISLVIHSAGYSATYGTFCMTVWSFCFAVTVAIFVLDATRLHTCLPVSWENLTVTFAALAALLTLTASVVYPVYFVRPECPYNNCEQRNFRIAVTVCSWAACIAYGVEVFLSRAKPGRVVGYMATPSGILKVVQSFAGCVIFGMLANGSGFSSHVATIYCVVVFAVCFAITVLMVALTVSGRTAILRLPFDRFVVVYTFAAVLLYLSAAVVWPVFCFDKKYGTPFRPQGCPRGQCSWDVKLAVTVLCYVNLVLYITDLIYSQRARSVSQCPRV; via the coding sequence ATGAACTCAGTTTGGAAGCGTCAAGGCATGAACAGTTCTGGTGGACATTATTTAAACATGGGGGCAGTGCTGTCACCAATAGGTGCCGCCCGTTTGTGTCAGCTGACTCTGGGCTGTTCCGTCATCTCATTGGTGATCCACAGCGCCGGCTACAGCGCCACCTACGGGACGTTCTGTATGACTGTCTGGAGCTTCTGCTTTGCCGTTACAGTGGCCATTTTCGTACTGGATGCTACACGTCTTCACACGTGTCTTCCTGTGTCCTGGGAGAACCTGACCGTGACCTTTGCAGCTCTAGCTGCCCTCCTGACCCTCACAGCCTCTGTAGTCTATCCAGTGTACTTCGTACGCCCAGAGTGCCCTTATAATAACTGCGAGCAAAGAAACTTTCGCATCGCCGTGACCGTGTGCTCTTGGGCAGCGTGCATCGCGTATGGAGTGGAGGTTTTTCTGTCACGTGCCAAACCAGGCCGAGTCGTGGGCTACATGGCGACACCCTCTGGGATCCTGAAGGTGGTGCAGAGCTTCGCCGGATGTGTCATTTTCGGAATGCTCGCCAACGGAAGCGGTTTTTCGAGCCACGTCGCAACCATCTACTGTGTGGTTGTGTTTGCGGTTTGCTTCGCAATCACGGTGCTCATGGTGGCGTTGACTGTCTCTGGCCGTACTGCCATTCTGCGGCTGCCGTTTGACCGGTTTGTGGTGGTTTACACATTCGCAGCAGTGCTGCTGTACCTCAGCGCGGCTGTGGTTTGGCCTGTCTTCTGCTTTGACAAAAAGTACGGAACTCCTTTTCGGCCGCAGGGCTGCCCTCGGGGCCAGTGCTCGTGGGACGTGAAGCTCGCCGTGACTGTTCTGTGCTATGTCAACCTTGTGCTTTACATCACCGATCTCATCTATTCCCAGAGAGCCCGATCGGTGTCACAGTGTCCTCGAGTGTAG